One window of the Paraburkholderia sp. PGU19 genome contains the following:
- a CDS encoding C45 family peptidase — MSKPSIDAVRRDQAGWIFVHVEGEPYDRGEQHGTLLAAEIQNAIRTARYLAKWDTGEEFDTFVNAAVEQFAPRIDSESADEIQGIADGAKLTFAEVLAWNGYMDLLQSWWPQHAAQQKPQLGLKPWRGRRGHHCSAFIATGSATRDGRIVMAHNSWDRYAAGDAFNVVFDIVPSAGNRILMQGLPGCISSLTDFWVTSAGLMVTETTISNFAGYNASGAPEFYRSRHATQYANSIGEWCEMFALANNGGYANSWLLGDAKTGEIARYELGLHYSGFESTKDGFYSGYNTATDLKIRNQECTGEGEDYTDVRRNGARRLRFMQLEETHHGRIDAELAKEMIADHHDVYLDRPDNPCSRTICGHLELDDQRFGSSDHGPFNPWGANDGKVVDSDMARDMAFFARWGHPCGRPFDAQAFMKRHPQWNWLNGYMRDRPSWPWTRFDVMR, encoded by the coding sequence ATGAGCAAACCGTCCATCGATGCCGTGCGCCGCGACCAGGCCGGCTGGATCTTCGTGCATGTCGAAGGCGAGCCGTACGACCGGGGCGAGCAGCACGGCACATTGCTCGCCGCCGAAATCCAGAACGCGATCCGCACCGCCCGCTATCTCGCGAAATGGGACACGGGCGAGGAATTCGATACGTTCGTCAATGCCGCCGTCGAGCAGTTCGCGCCACGCATCGACAGCGAATCGGCAGACGAGATCCAGGGCATCGCCGATGGCGCAAAGCTCACGTTCGCTGAAGTGCTCGCATGGAACGGTTACATGGATTTGCTGCAAAGCTGGTGGCCACAGCACGCCGCGCAGCAGAAGCCGCAACTCGGCCTGAAGCCGTGGCGCGGCCGGCGCGGACATCACTGCAGCGCGTTCATCGCGACGGGCAGCGCGACGCGCGACGGCCGCATCGTGATGGCGCACAACTCGTGGGACCGTTACGCCGCGGGCGACGCGTTCAACGTCGTGTTCGACATCGTGCCCTCAGCGGGCAACCGGATTCTGATGCAGGGGCTGCCCGGCTGCATTTCGAGCCTGACGGATTTCTGGGTGACGTCGGCGGGCCTGATGGTGACCGAGACCACGATTTCGAATTTCGCGGGTTACAACGCGTCGGGCGCGCCGGAGTTCTACCGCTCGCGGCACGCAACGCAATACGCGAACAGCATCGGCGAATGGTGCGAGATGTTCGCGCTCGCGAACAACGGTGGTTACGCGAACAGCTGGCTGCTCGGCGACGCGAAAACGGGCGAGATCGCGCGCTATGAACTCGGCCTGCACTACTCCGGTTTCGAAAGCACGAAGGACGGCTTCTACAGCGGCTACAACACCGCCACCGATCTGAAAATCCGCAATCAGGAATGCACGGGCGAAGGCGAGGACTACACCGACGTGCGCAGGAACGGCGCGCGGCGGCTGCGCTTCATGCAACTGGAAGAGACGCATCACGGCAGGATCGACGCCGAGCTGGCGAAGGAAATGATCGCCGACCATCACGACGTCTATCTCGATCGCCCGGACAATCCGTGCTCGCGGACGATCTGCGGACACCTGGAACTGGACGACCAGCGCTTCGGCAGCTCCGATCACGGTCCGTTCAATCCGTGGGGCGCGAACGACGGCAAGGTGGTCGACAGCGATATGGCGCGCGACATGGCATTCTTCGCGCGTTGGGGCCATCCGTGCGGGCGGCCGTTCGACGCGCAGGCGTTCATGAAGCGCCATCCGCAGTGGAACTGGCTGAACGGCTACATGCGCGACCGGCCTTCGTGGCCGTGGACGCGCTTCGACGTGATGCGCTGA
- a CDS encoding DUF2795 domain-containing protein encodes MTESAIPGESIDLQIADILSGVTYPLNKDALVDAAREAGASNEVLSMLDGLPEQDYADIDSVTKLIGSNFGPGLGI; translated from the coding sequence ATGACGGAATCGGCTATTCCGGGTGAATCGATTGACCTGCAGATCGCAGATATCCTGAGCGGCGTCACCTACCCGCTCAACAAGGACGCGCTCGTCGATGCCGCGCGCGAAGCCGGCGCCAGCAACGAAGTGCTGTCGATGCTCGATGGCCTGCCCGAGCAGGATTACGCGGATATCGATTCTGTGACGAAGCTGATCGGCAGCAATTTCGGGCCGGGCCTTGGCATCTGA
- a CDS encoding AraC family transcriptional regulator, producing the protein MQDPGSTAVPATQPPSDTAQRNHDWIRRAPAQDGVERIEAFFQHNGYALHRHDTYAIGCTLAGVQSFHYRRSVRNSLPGGTMVLHPDETHDGQAGTDEGFRYRMIYIEPALFQAALGGKPLPFIEGGLSDDPRLAAATQALLQGIDRAMDPLEQDDALFDLAHALDAVSGARPLRASADFRAAQLARDYLHGALERPVTLDELAAASGRDRWSLSRDFRAFFGTSPHRYLTMRRLNAARQSMLGGVALVDAAAAAGFADQSHMTRHFVSAYGVTPSRWLRMINAQNR; encoded by the coding sequence ATGCAGGACCCTGGCTCGACGGCCGTGCCGGCAACCCAGCCGCCTTCCGACACTGCGCAGCGCAATCACGACTGGATCCGGCGCGCGCCTGCGCAGGACGGCGTCGAGCGCATCGAGGCATTTTTCCAGCACAACGGCTACGCGTTGCACCGGCACGATACTTACGCAATCGGTTGCACGCTGGCGGGCGTGCAGAGCTTTCATTACCGGCGCAGCGTGCGCAACAGCCTGCCCGGCGGCACGATGGTGCTGCACCCCGACGAAACGCACGACGGTCAGGCCGGCACCGACGAAGGCTTCCGCTACCGGATGATTTATATCGAGCCCGCGCTGTTCCAGGCGGCGCTGGGCGGCAAGCCGCTGCCGTTCATCGAAGGCGGGCTGTCGGACGATCCGCGTCTGGCTGCCGCGACGCAGGCGCTGCTGCAAGGCATCGACCGCGCAATGGACCCGCTCGAACAGGACGACGCGCTCTTCGATCTCGCGCATGCGCTCGACGCCGTGTCCGGCGCGCGGCCACTGCGCGCTTCCGCCGACTTCCGCGCGGCGCAACTGGCGCGCGATTACCTGCATGGCGCGCTCGAACGCCCCGTCACGCTCGACGAACTGGCCGCTGCAAGCGGGCGCGACCGCTGGAGCCTGTCGCGCGATTTCCGGGCGTTCTTCGGCACCAGCCCGCATCGCTATCTGACGATGCGGCGTCTCAATGCCGCGCGTCAATCGATGCTGGGCGGCGTGGCGCTCGTCGATGCTGCCGCTGCCGCGGGCTTTGCGGATCAGAGCCATATGACGCGGCACTTCGTGTCCGCGTATGGTGTGACGCCGTCGCGCTGGTTACGGATGATCAACGCGCAAAACCGCTGA
- a CDS encoding TetR/AcrR family transcriptional regulator: MKRKRLTREQSKDQTRLRLLDAAQAIFMKKGFVAASVEDIAEAAGYTRGAFYSNFRSKPELFLELLRRDHESMQADLQNIFEENATREDMEASVLRYYSRMPSENKCFLLWVEAKLLAARDVRFRVRFNAFMHEKLEQLTVYITEFSVRVGTPLPLPAETLALGLMGLCDGMQFFFTVDPQRFSGERAEEVLGNFFARVVFGRTME; the protein is encoded by the coding sequence ATGAAACGCAAACGACTCACACGCGAACAGAGCAAAGACCAGACGCGCCTGCGTCTGCTCGATGCTGCGCAGGCCATTTTCATGAAGAAGGGATTCGTCGCGGCGAGCGTCGAAGACATCGCGGAGGCGGCGGGTTACACGCGCGGCGCGTTCTATTCGAACTTCCGCAGCAAGCCCGAACTGTTCCTGGAGTTGTTGCGGCGCGATCACGAGTCGATGCAGGCCGATCTGCAGAACATCTTCGAAGAGAACGCGACGCGCGAAGATATGGAAGCGAGCGTGCTGCGCTACTACAGCCGCATGCCAAGCGAGAACAAGTGCTTTCTGCTATGGGTCGAAGCGAAGTTGCTGGCCGCGCGCGATGTGCGATTCCGCGTGCGTTTCAATGCGTTCATGCATGAAAAGCTCGAGCAGCTCACGGTGTACATCACGGAGTTTTCGGTGCGCGTCGGCACGCCGCTGCCGTTACCGGCCGAGACGCTGGCGCTTGGTCTGATGGGTTTGTGCGACGGCATGCAGTTTTTCTTTACCGTCGATCCTCAACGTTTTTCGGGCGAGCGCGCGGAAGAAGTGCTCGGCAATTTCTTCGCGCGCGTCGTGTTCGGCAGGACGATGGAATAG
- a CDS encoding cupin domain-containing protein, whose product MSSAYLPINFADKLSLIHDQWQARVVAEMNDYQFKLVKIEGDFIWHDHAETDETFIVLEGELRIDFRDGAVKLSAGDMFVVPKGKEHKPYAEKEVKLLLIEPRGVKNMGSETSERTAANDVWI is encoded by the coding sequence ATGTCCTCCGCCTATCTCCCCATCAATTTCGCCGACAAGCTGAGCCTGATCCACGACCAGTGGCAAGCGCGCGTGGTCGCCGAGATGAACGACTACCAGTTCAAGCTCGTGAAGATCGAAGGCGATTTCATCTGGCACGATCATGCCGAGACGGATGAGACGTTCATCGTGCTCGAAGGCGAGCTGCGCATCGACTTTCGCGACGGCGCGGTGAAGCTGTCAGCGGGCGACATGTTCGTCGTGCCGAAGGGCAAGGAACACAAGCCCTACGCAGAGAAAGAAGTGAAACTGCTGTTGATCGAGCCGCGCGGCGTGAAGAACATGGGAAGCGAAACCAGCGAGCGCACAGCCGCCAACGACGTCTGGATCTGA